The sequence TCTTCGTCATCGAATCAAAATTTCGGAACCAGGAAGCTTACAACTGATGGAAGCCTCATCCGTGTTCTACGGCGAAGGCCTTTATGAAGATCTAAAAGCCGAGTGGGAAAAATGGAAAGGGCGAGAAATTCCTAAATCGGATCTCATCGCATACCTAGAAAAAAGAATTCGTTTTTTTAAACAACAAGTCACAAGAAATACAAAGGATGAAATTTCCCAACTCGAAAGGATCACTACTCTCACCCTGCATATTTGGGCCTTACAAAATATCCATGACCTAACTCATATTGAACTTTTGAAAATGGACACTCCAGACCAAGTAGCACCCCTCTTTAGTAATCTTTACAGAAAAGAAATGGAAGACTCCATTTGGGAACTTTTAGAACTCCAAACGCGTGTTCGCAAACTAAAAGTGGATATTCGTTGGAAACGAGAAGTTTCTAGAGAAGATATCCACGAAACCAAATACAAACTGATCTCATTACGTAACGATGAAGAATTTATGATGAATCTTTGGGCATAAAAAACCAAAGGTTTATCGGTTCTATATCGACTATTTTTTGGTTGATAACTTGAGAAAAACTGTATATGGAAGAACCTACCCTAGTCCTTACCTAAATCCGTAAACCCCGAAAGAAAAGATCCATATCCTCTTTCTTTCAGTTTACCTTTGGGGATAAATTCCATTGCTGCCGAATTCATACAATAACGTTTGTTTGTTGGAGCGGGTCCATCATCAAATACATGGCCCAAATGAGAATTGGCGTTTTTAGAACGTATTTCGGTTCGTGTCATCCCATAAGAATGATCAGCGACTTCCACCACATTGCCACCGACAAGTGGCTTTGTAAAACTTGGCCAACCTGTACCCGATTCAAACTTGTCTTTCGAACTAAAGAGGGGTTCTTTGGAAACAATATCAACATAGATTCCTTCTTCATGATTGTCCCAATATTCATTCTGAAAAGCAGGTTCCGTTTCACCCTCTTGTGTGACACGGTATTGAAGATCGGTGAGTTTTTTTCGGAGTTCAGGATTCTCTATTTTTTTTGGGGAATGAGACGAGGATTCAGAACAGGAAGGTAACAAAAACAACCCTAATACAAAAAAGATACTGAAGAAAAGGATAGGAATGGCTCGTTTCATAGTATTTAGACCTGTAGGATTTCAAAAATTCTGCTTTTATTTAAAGGAATACAATTTCGTCTAAGCTATGTATGATGATCGCCCCCCTTCCGAAAAATGAGACCGCACGTCTTTCGGCGTTAAAAGGGCTCGAAATACTAGACACTCCTGAAGAGGAGATGTTTGATGAAATTACAAAATTAGCATCGATGATTTGTAATGTTCCCATCTCTCTTGTAAGCCTCATTGATGAAACAAGACAATGGTTCAAATCGCATCATGGATTAGATACCCGAGAAACTCCCAGGTCCCTTGCCTTTTGTTCCCATGCGATTTTAGGGGATGAACTATTTGTTGTGCCCAATGCGAAACTAGACCCTCGGTTTAAAAATAACCCCTTAGTAAATGAAGCTCCCAATGTAATCTTCTATGCTGGGATTCCACTAGCTCTCGATGACCATATTAAACTCGGAACTTTATGTGTGATTGATAACAAACCGAGAGAACTCAATGAAAATCAAATCCAAATGCTTCGCCTTCTTGGAAAACAAACCATTCGTCTCTTACAAATGCGAAAGGCAACCGAACGTTTAGAAATAGAAAAATTATCTGCAGAAAGAGCCACCGCCGCCAAACGTGATTTTATTGCCGCGATTAGTCATGACATTAGAAACCCTTTAAATTCCCTACTCGGTATGTCCGAAATGATCCGTGAAACGGATTTAGATCCAACCATTCTCGGTTATGTGGATCATATCAAAAATGCCGGGGAAGTTATTTTACATTTAGTCAATGACACCATTGAAATCTCAAGACTTGAAGAGAACGCCAATGTTTCAAATCTTGAATGGTTTGAACTTTATCAATGTTTACATATTTTAGATTCTTTTTTCAAAACAGAAACCAGACGTAAACAATTAGAATTTAAACTTCAAAACTTTACGAATCAAAATTTACTCATTCATTCGGACAAAAGAAAAATCGAAAAGATTTTATGGAATCTAACCGCCAATGCAGTTAAATTTACAAACAATGGAGAAATCACTTGTTCCGTTTCTCTGGAAACAAAAACGAATGAAAACGGATTGTTATTGATAGAAGTAAAAGACACAGGTCCTGGCATTTCTCCTGAGGTTAAGGACAAACTCTTTCAGAAATACAACCAATTCGTTCCGGAAGGATGTGGGATTTCAGGATCTGGCCTTGGACTATCCATTGTTAAACTTTCATTGGAAGAGTTGGAGGGAACCGTTAAAGTGGAATCTAAGTTAGGTGAAGGATCGACTTTTAAAGTATCTATTCCCATCGTTTGGAAATTAGAGGAAAAAAATCGGAACTCTTCTGCTGCAGGCGTAACCAATCTGAACCAACTACCAAAATTTTCTAAACAACAAAAAGTACTTATTGCCGATGACAACGATCTTAACAGGAAAGTCCTAAAAAGTTATCTAAAACCTTTCGGATTTGAAATCAAAGAAACAAGCAATGGACTTGATACAGAAAGAGAACTACTCAATTCTCTCTACGATATCGCCTTTTTGGACATCGAAATGCCAGGGAAACACGGAACTGAAATTGCGAAGGGAATCAGCGGAAAACCAAATCGACCCGTCCTTTTTGCTTGTACTGGGCTTTGCATGCCAGAGGAAAAAGAACAAATTCTAAACTCCGGATTTGAATATTTTATGCCAAAACCCTACTTAAAAGAAGAATTATACGCACATTTGACAGACATCGCCAAAAAACACCCGTAACGTTGGCCCTTAGCGGTCTGGTAGTTTTTCCCTTTCTTTTTTAGGCCGTTTTTTTATTGTATCCTATTTTCATGACTAAGAATGACACCGAAGTTGGAAATGACTTCCAATCCTTCGGATTACGTCCTGAAATACTACAAGGAATCACTGAAGCAGGCTTCGAATCACCAAGCCCTATCCAAAAACAAGCGATTCCGCTCGTATTGGAAGGAAAAGATTTAATCGCACAAGCGCAGACCGGTACCGGAAAAACTGCAGCTTACGGACTCCCCTGTTTGAACCGAATCAATGTGAATGATGGCATGCAAGTGCTTGTCCTCACACCGACTCGTGAACTTGCCCTGCAAGTATCTGATGAACTGTTTAAATTGGGAAAACATTTAGGAATCAAAACCACAACCATTTATGGTGGTAGTTCCTATTCTAAACAAATTACACAAGTGGCCAAAGGTGCCCAAGTTGCTGTTGCAACACCAGGAAGACTTCTCGACCTTCTTAAAGGAAAAGAACTTAAAAACTTCAAACCTTCTATGGTGATTTTGGATGAAGCAGATGAAATGCTCGATATGGGCTTTATGGATGATATTGAATCCATCTTTAATCTACTGCCAACCAAACGACAAACTTTACTTTTCTCCGCAACTATGCCGGAGCCGATTAAGAAGTTGGCAAGTAAATACCAAACGCACCCTG comes from Leptospira bandrabouensis and encodes:
- a CDS encoding hybrid sensor histidine kinase/response regulator produces the protein MMIAPLPKNETARLSALKGLEILDTPEEEMFDEITKLASMICNVPISLVSLIDETRQWFKSHHGLDTRETPRSLAFCSHAILGDELFVVPNAKLDPRFKNNPLVNEAPNVIFYAGIPLALDDHIKLGTLCVIDNKPRELNENQIQMLRLLGKQTIRLLQMRKATERLEIEKLSAERATAAKRDFIAAISHDIRNPLNSLLGMSEMIRETDLDPTILGYVDHIKNAGEVILHLVNDTIEISRLEENANVSNLEWFELYQCLHILDSFFKTETRRKQLEFKLQNFTNQNLLIHSDKRKIEKILWNLTANAVKFTNNGEITCSVSLETKTNENGLLLIEVKDTGPGISPEVKDKLFQKYNQFVPEGCGISGSGLGLSIVKLSLEELEGTVKVESKLGEGSTFKVSIPIVWKLEEKNRNSSAAGVTNLNQLPKFSKQQKVLIADDNDLNRKVLKSYLKPFGFEIKETSNGLDTERELLNSLYDIAFLDIEMPGKHGTEIAKGISGKPNRPVLFACTGLCMPEEKEQILNSGFEYFMPKPYLKEELYAHLTDIAKKHP
- the msrB gene encoding peptide-methionine (R)-S-oxide reductase MsrB — translated: MKRAIPILFFSIFFVLGLFLLPSCSESSSHSPKKIENPELRKKLTDLQYRVTQEGETEPAFQNEYWDNHEEGIYVDIVSKEPLFSSKDKFESGTGWPSFTKPLVGGNVVEVADHSYGMTRTEIRSKNANSHLGHVFDDGPAPTNKRYCMNSAAMEFIPKGKLKERGYGSFLSGFTDLGKD